The Deltaproteobacteria bacterium genomic sequence ACCTGACCGGCGCGGACGGCCTGCACGGCGCGGTAGACGTTCGGCCGCCCATAGCCGTACTGGATGTTGAACGTCGCCCCCGGGAGGCCGGGGAACGGGAGCGTCGGGTCGTCGATCGGCGACACGGTCGAGCGCACGACCTGCTTCACCTCGTCGGCGCTGAGCGGCCCGGCGAGCCTGCCCGCCTGCACGGCGTCGAGGCCGGCGGCGATGACGAGCGCCGCGACGCCGGCCTGGGTGGGCGTGCCGGTCGACGTCGAGCCGTCGTTGTTGGGCACGCTGAAGAGCGCGTGCGGACCGAAGGAGGTGAGCGTCGAGCGGCTTCGGTACGTACGGTTCGCCAGCACGCTCGGCGACTGCTGGCCGCGCGTGGACTGGTCGCCGACGATCGAGTTCCCGGGCCAGATGTGCGGGTAGAACATGCCGTCGGTGTGATCGCCCGAGTCGACCGCGAACGCGATCGCCTCGGCCACCCGGTCGGGCCGGTCGATCGCCTCGTCGCCGGCCTTGACCGTGAGGAGACGGCACCTGGGGCACACGCCGGCCGCGAGAAACCCGTTGTCGGTCTCGGCGACCGCCTGGCGCGACTCGCCGTTGGCGTGGCCGTAGACGCTGTTGTCGGTCTGGGGATCGTTCGTGTCGCGGTGGAAGTTCCAGCCCGAGATGTCGTCGACGTAGCCGTTGCCGTCGCCGTCACGCCCGTCCGAGAACGCGACGATGAGATCCTCGGCCGTGATCCCTCCCGCCTGAGGATGGAGAAGGGGGCGCGGCACGCGCGGGTCGTCGGCGTAGTCGTCCACGTTCACGACGCCGTCGCCGTTCAGGTCATAGGTGCCGTGCGTGATCCCCTTCCCGTCCTCAGGCAGCGGCAGCTCGCCCGTGTTGAGGTAGGCGCGCAGCCGGAGCTCCGGAGCGTCCGCCAGACGCCAGTTCACGCCGCCCTCCATGTAGGCGACGATGACATCGTCACGGCCGCGGGTGGCGAGCTCGTTCCACACGCGGTCGACGCTCATGCCGCTCGCGCCCTCGGGATCGCTCGCGAGGGGCGCATCGCTCGGCAGACACGAGTAGAGATACCACTGCTCCTCGTTCCAGGTGGCCTGCGGATCGCCTCGCTCCGCCGGGGCGTACTCGGGGTCGTTCGGGTAGGCGGCGACGCTGGTGCAGGTGCCACCCACCGCGGCCGCAGGCGGGGCGCCGGCAAGCGGGGCGAGGAAGCAGAGGGCGGCGAGAACCCTGAGCGAGCAGGGAAGCGAGGCAGTCAGTATGCTAGCTCCTTCACATTGGTCAGCATCTGCGTGGGTACCATTGGCCGGTGAAGGCCACAACGAATCTGACCTGGAAGGAGAGGCAAAAAAGGCGGGATCGCGGCGGCCGGCGAAGGGTGACGCCGCCGTGTGAGGATCAGTTCACGAGGTAGCGGCTCGGGTTCACCGGCTCGTTGTTCACGCGAACCTCGTAGTGGAGATGCGTGCCCGTGGCGCGCCCCGAGGCGCCGACCGCACCGACCTCCTGGCCGCGGCTGACGCGCTGCCCCTCGCGCACCAAGATCTTCGAGAGGTGCCCGTAGAGCGTCTCGAGGTCGCCGCCGTGATCGACGACCACCAGCCGGCCGTAGCCCGGGTCGCGGCCGGCGTAGATCACTTCGCCGGAGCCGCCTGCAGCCACCGGCTTCCCGTACGGCGCCTGGATGTCGATACCGGGATGCATCTCGGCACCGCCTCCGTAGGGCGACAGGCGCAAGCCGAACGTCGAGGTCACGACGCCTCGCACCGGCCAGAGCGACGGGGCGGCCGCGACGTCCTCTGTCCGCTGCTTCAGGAGCGCGCTCAGGACGCCGAGCGAGTCGGCGGCGGCCGCGAGCTGGCCATCCACCCAGGCGAGATCGCCGAGCGCCCGCGCCGCATCGTCCGACATGAACGGCGCCCCCGCCACCAGTGAGACCGCCTGCATGGCCGGCTCGGCGAGCGGCTCGCGGCTCTCCTCCAGCTGTGCCGTCCGCCGGGCCTCGGTGGCCCGGTCGTGCAGCAGGGCGGCGGTGCGCACCAGGCGGTCCGCGGCGGCGATGAGCTCTGCGTTCTGCCGCCGCTCGCGATCGCCCTGCGTGCGCCCTTCGACGAGCCGCGCCTTTAGCCGGCGCAGCTCGCGCGCCCCACCGCGCCGGCGGGCGACCGTCGACCAGACGAGCTGCGTGCCGAGCAGCACGCCGACACCGGCGAGCACCGCGGCGAGCCGCGCCCCACGCAGAGCGTGTCGGACCTCAGGCATGATCCCCCCTCCTCACGTTTGAGCGGCCTCGCGCCGCGCCTTCCGCGGCCTCGCCTGCTGGAGAAGATGCTCGGCATGCTCGCGCGTCTCGCGCGTGAGGCGTGCCCCGCCGAGCATCCGGGCCAGCTCCGCCACCCGCTCGGTCGCCGTGAGCGGCCGGGCCGTGGACGTGGTCCGTCCCGCGTGGACACGCTTGGTGACCGCGATGTGATGCTCGGCGAACGCCGCGATCAGCGGCAGATGCGTGATGCAGAGCACCTGCCGCGACCGGCCGAGCTGTGCCAGCTTGCGGCCGACGGCCTCGGCCACGGCGCCGCCGATCCCGGCGTCGACCTCGTCGAAGATGAGCGTCGCGCCGCGCTCCTCGGCGGCCGCCAGGGTCTTCAAGGCGAGCATGATCCGCGACAGCTCGCCGCCCGAGGCGATGCGGGCGAGCGACCGCGGCTCCTCGCCAGGGTTGGCCGAGAGGAAGAACTCGATCTCGTCCCAGCCCTCGGGGCCGAGGGCCCGTCCCTCGCCGAAGCGGACGGCGAAGCGGGCGTCGTCGAGGGCGAGCGTGGCCAGCTCGCGGCCGAGGTCGCGCTCGAGCTCGCGCGCGACGCGCCGGCGCTCGACGGAGAGCCGGCCGGCCCACTCGGCCGCCGCGCGGCGCCCGCTCTCGGCCGCGGCCTCGAGCGCGGCGAGCGCTTCGCCGCCGCCCGCCGCGCGCTCGAGCTCGGCCACCACCTCCTCGCGGCGGCGGATCAGGTCCTCGACCGTGCCGCCGTACTTCCGCCGCAGCCGCGCGAGCTCGCCGAGGCGCTGCTCGACGGCCTCGAGACGCGCGGGATCCGGCGCGATGCCGCTGAGGTATCGGCCGAGCGCCGCGCCGGCCTCCTCGAGCTCGGCGAGCGCCGATTCGAGCAGGCGGCGCGTCGGCTCGAGGCTCGCGTCCAGGCGTTCCGCCTCGGCGAAACCGCCGAGCGCTCGCCCGAGGGTCCCGACCGCCGACGCGTCCCCGGAGTAGACACCGGCCTCCGCGGCGGCGACCAGCGCTGCGAGCCGCTCGGCGTGGGCGAGACGGCTCCGCTCCGCGCCGAGCGTCTCCTGCTCGCCGGGAACGAGACGCGCGCCGGCAAGCTCGCTCGCCTGGAAGCGCAGGAGCTCGACCCGCTCCGCTGCCGTCCGCTCCGCCTCGCGCCGCTCGGCGACCGCCTGGGTGGCCGCCTGGAGGCGCGCGTGCCGGCGGCGCATCTCCTCGACCGCTCCCACGAGCCCACCGATCCCGTCGAGCAGCTCCCGGTGGCTCTCGACACGGCGGAGTGCGTGGTGCTCCTCCTGCCCGTAGGCACGGAGCAGATGCGGCGCGAGGTCGCGGAGGAGGCCGAGCGAGCCGAGCGCGTCGTTCACGTAGGCGCGCGTCCGGCCGCCGGCGGCGATCACGCGGCGGATGACGATCTCGTCGTCGGCCGCGATCCCCGCCGCGGCCAGCACGGCGTACGCGGGCGGCGCGGCGCCGGTGAACAGCGCCTCCACGGCCGCTTCCTCGGCGCCGGTCCGCACGAGGTCGGCATCGGGGCGCCCGCCGAGCGCCGCGTCGAGGGCCTGGAGGAGGATCGACTTCCCGGCGCCGGTCTCGCCGGTGATGACGTTCAGCCCGGGCTCGAGGACCAGCTCGAGCTCGTCGATGATCGCCAGGTCACGGAGCTTCAGCGTGCGCAGCATCCCGTGTCCGTCATCGGCCACCCCAACCGAGCTTGGAGCGCAGCACGTCGTAGTAGGTGCGGTCGGGCGAGCGAACGAGCGAGACCGGCGAGCGGCCGCGCCGCACGCTCACCACGTCGCCGCCGGCGAGCCGCCGCGCCTCCTGGCCGTCGATGGTGAGCATGGCGTCGTGCTCGCGGCGCGCGATCGTGATGCAGACCAGGGCACCGGGCCGGAGCGCCACCGGACGGTTGGTGAGCGTGTGGGGCGAGATCGGACAGAGAAGCAGCACCTCGGCCGTGGGCTCGACGATCGGACCGCCGGCCGAGAGCGAGTAGGCGGTGGAGCCGGTCGGCGTGGCGACGATGATGCCGTCCGCCCGGTAGGTCGTGAGGGGGAGGCCGTCGACCGAGACCGAGAACTCGATGATGCGGGCGTGGGCGCCGTTGGTGACGACCACGTCGTTCAGCGCGCGGAAGGCCCCGAGCCGTTCCCCTGCCCGCTCGAGGGTAGCCGCAAGCGTGAGGCGCCGGTCGAGGTCGAAGCGTCCCGCCACGACGCGGGCGAGCATCGGCATCGCCTCGGCCTCGACGACCTCCGTGAGGAACCCGAGCTCGCCCAGGTTCACACCGAGGATCGGTACGCGCGCGCCGGTCCGGCGCGCGATCGAGAGCAGCGTGCCGTCGCCGCCGAGCACGACGACCAGGTCGGCCTCGCGCGCGAGTCGGTCCTTGTCGAGCGCCGGGGCGCCGCGGAGGCCGGCGTCGGCGTCGAGCAGCGCCTTGATGCCGCGGCGCCGGAGCCAGCCGATCATCCGCTGCGCGAGACGCGCCGCCCGCGGACGGTCGCGCTTCACCACCAGACCGACCGTCCGTATGCGCGCCCTCACCCCAACCACCCAGCCCCGCGCGTCGTCCTACCACGGCCACCCGACCGATGCCAGGGATTCAGCGCTGTGATACCTAGGAAAAGATGACGCGGCAGTCAGAGCTGTTCCACACCGCGCCCGCGACGAAGGCGACACCGGCGCATGCGCCGCTCGCCGAGCGCATGCGCCCGCGCGCCATCGACGACTTCGTCGGCCAGCAGCACCTCCTCGGGCCCGGCCACGTGCTGCGCGACATGATCGAGAGCGGCCGCGTCGAGTCGCTGATCCTCTGGGGACCGCCGGGCAGCGGGAAGACGACGCTCGCGTACCTGCTCGCCGCCGCGAGCGGCGCGCCCGCGGTGGCGTTCTCCGCCGTCCTCCAGGGCGTCAAGGAGCTGAGGCAGATCGTCGACGATGCGGCGCTGACGCTCGCCCGCACCGGAGGGTCGACGGTGCTGTTCGTCGACGAGATCCACCGCTTCAACAAGGCGCAGCAGGACGCGTTCCTGCCGCACGTCGAGGCCGGGACCATCACGCTCGTCGGCGCGACCACCGAGAACCCGTCCTTCGAGGTGATCGCGCCGCTCCTCTCGCGCACCCGCGTCCTCACCCTCGAGCCGCTCGGCGACGCCGAGATCGGCGCCGTCATCGACCGCGCCCTGGCCGACCCCGAGCGCGGCCTCGGCCGCCAGAAGCTCGCGCTCGACGCGGAGGCGCGCGCCTTCCTGGTCGCCCACGCGCAGGGCGACGCGCGCGTGGCGCTCAACGCGCTCGAGCTGGCGGCCCGGCTGGCGCGCACCCGCCGGACGCACACCGTCGACGTCCCGCTGCTCGAGGAGGCCGCGCAGCAGCGGGCGCTCCGTTACGACAAGGCGGGCGAGGAGCACTACAACGTCATCTCGGCGTTCATCAAGAGCCTCCGCGGCAGCGACCCCGACGCGGCGGTCTACTGGATGATGCGCATGCTCGAGGCGGGCGAGGACCCGCTCTTCATCGCGCGCCGCATGGTCATCTTCGCCGCCGAGGACGTCGGCAACGCCGAGCCGCAGGCGCTCCAGGTGGCCGTCGCGGCCAAGGACGCCGTGCACTTCGTCGGCCTGCCCGAGGGACGCATCCCGCTCGCGCAGGCGGCGACCTTCCTCGCCACCTGTCCCAAGTCGAACGCCGCCTATCAGGCGATGCTGCGCGCCTCGGAGGACGTGCGGGCGAGGGGCGCCCTGCCCGTCCCGCTCCACCTCCGCAATGCGCCGACGCCGCTCATGAAGGGCCTCGGCTACGGCGCCGACTACCGCTACCCGCACGACCATCCGGATGCCGTCGTCGACCAGGAGTACCTGCCGGAGCGCCTCGCCGGCCGGCGCTACTACGAGCCGACCGACCGCGGCCGCGAGCGGGAGATCGGCGAGCGGCTCCGCGGCTGGCGCGGTCGGCGGGAGCCGAAGCCTCAGTAGCGCACGGCCACCAGGAGGAGGCCGTGCGGCGGCGCCGTCGGACCGGCTTGCGTGCGGTCGCGGCTCTCGAGGATGTCCCGCATTGAAGACGGAGAGCGCTCGCCGCGTCCCACCTCGACCATCGTGCCGACGATGTTTCGGACCATGTGCTTCAAGAACCCCGTCGCCTCGATGCGATAGACCAGGAGCGGCCCGTCGGCGCGGACCGCCGTCTCGAGCACGCGGCGGACCGTCGAGCGCTGCGGCCCGGCGTCGGCACCGCGGAAGGCGGCGAAGTCGTGCTCGCCGGCGAGCGCCGCGACCGCTTCTTCCATGGCGGCCACGTCGAGCGGCAGCGGCACGTGCCACGCGTGCCGGCGCCAGAAGGGCGACGGCGCCGGCGCGTTCCAGATGCGGTACTCGTAGACGCGGCTCCGCGCGTGCCGGCGCGGGTCGAAGGCATCGTCGACGACGGCGATGTCGCGGACCGCGACGTCGTCGGGCGTGAGGGCGTTGAGGCTGCGCCGCAGGCGCTCGAGGTCCGGCGGGACGTGGCGCACGCGCACCGCGGCCACCTGCCCGCAGGCATGTACGCCGGCGTCCGTGCGTCCGGCGCCGCGGACGCGGACCGGCTCGCGGAGCGCCGTCGCCAGCGCCCGTTCGAGCACCTCCTGGACCGTCGCGCCGCCCGGCTGGACCTGCCAGCCCTGGTACGCCGTGCCCTCGTACTCGACGGTGAGCCGGAGCTGCACGTCAGAGGTGGTCGCGGGCGAGGATCTCGGCGATCTGCACCGCGTTGAGCGCCGTGCCCTTGCGCACGTTGTCGAGCGCGATCCAGAGCATCAGGCCCGGCGGCTCGGCGGACGGGTCGTCGCGGACGCGCCCCACGTGCGTCGCATCGGAGCCGGCCACCTCGGCCGGCGTGGGGTAGGAGCCGCCCGGCTCGTCGTGCAGCAGGATGCCGGGCGCCCGTTGCAGGATGGCCGTCGCCCCGGCGGCCCCGAGCGGCGATTCCGTCTCGAGGTTCACGCTGAACGCGGAGCCGAAGAAGATGGGCACGCGGACCGCGGTCACGCTCATGCCGAGCCCGGGGAGGTCGAGGAGCTTCCGCAGCTCCTCGACGACGAGCAGCTCGTGCGTCGTCGAGCCGCCCGGCTCGAGCGCCCCCACCTGCGGCACGCAGTTGAAGGCGATCCGCCGCGCAAAGCGCGGGCGGCGGCGAACGCCGCGTGCGTTGAGGAGGTCGATCGTCTCCTGCGACAGCGCGCCCACCGCGCGCCGCCCGGCGCTCGCCACGCCCTGATAGCTCGAGACCACCACGCGCCGCAGCCCCGCCTCGGCGAGCGCCCCGAGGACGACCCCGAGTGCGGTCGCCGTGCCGCTCGGGCTCGCGACGATGCCGCGTTCGCGCCACTCGCCGAGCTTCCCGACGTTCACCTCCGGCACGACGAGCGGGATCTCCGGATCGAGACGGAAGCGGCTGCTGACGTCGATCACCGCCGCGCCCGCCGCCGCGGCGCGCGGCGCATGCTCGCCCGCGACGCCCGGCCCGGCCGCGAAGAAGGCCAGCTCCACGCCGTCGAAGGCCTGCGGCGTGAGGAGCGCGATCTTCTCCTTGCGCCCGGCGAGCTCGACCTCGGCACCCGCCGTCCGGTGCGTGCCGAGGAGGCGGATCGAGCCGGCCGGGAACTGGCGCTGCCCGAGCAGCTCGAGTATCTCGCGGCCGACCAGCCCGGCGGGGCCGACGACGGCGATCGTGAGCTCCGTGGCCATCCCTGGCAGCGTGGCGCAAGACTCCGACCCCTGTAAAGACCCCCGCATCGCGGAGGCGGGCGGTGGAGGCGGTACGGGCACGCTCAGCCTCCGAGGTGGCGTCCGGCGGCGCTGTAGTGCGCTCCTGCCCGTAGCGGGTCCCGGACGCACCCGGAGGCTCCTCTCGTTGGGTGAGATTCCTGCCACTCGCTTCGTGAGGCAGCTACCATGTCGCCGGGAGCCGCTCGGCGCGCGTGCCGCCTGCGTGAATATTCTCGCCGACGAGCGGGTCCAAAAAACAGAGAGGCCTGATGGCAAGGAACCTCGGTCAGTGCGCAGCCGCTTCGATTGCACTCGCACTGGCCGCGGTGACGTGTTCCGCGCACGCCGACGTCAAGCCCGAGTACAACGGCATGCGTCTGCACGAGCTGTACGTCGAGAATCTGACCCCGGACCACCGACCGCTCGACGCTACATCGCCGTTGCATGCCGAGCTGGCGCGGCACTTCAGGACCTTCGAGGCGTGGCGCCGCGACTTCGCAGCGGTGGCCAGCATGCGAGGGGTCGGCTGGGCGATCCTGTACGAGGACCCCGAGACCGGCCGGCTCAGCAATCACTGGATCACGCTCCACGAGCACGGGCATCCGGCTGGATTCCGTCCGTTGCTGGTGATGGACGTGTGGGAGCACGCCTTCCTGGTCGACTACAAGCCGACCGAGCGTTCGCGCTACATCGAGGCGTTCTTCGCGAACGTCGACTGGCGGACGGTCGAGGGTCGATTCGCGCGCGGCGAGGCCGAGGCGACGCGGGCTCGGCCCGCTTGAACCATGAACACTCGTGCCGAGGAGGACATTTACTTTGCGAAGCGCGACCGCGAGCTCATCCGCCGCCTCCACCAGGGGAGCGAGGAAGAGCAGCGGCGCCGCGTACGTGAACTCTCCCACATGCGCTGCCCCGAGTGTGGGGCGCGTTTGGCACGCGCCGACCACTTCGGTGTCATCATCGAGGAGTGCCCCGTCGGTCACGGGATGTGGCTGACCGAGGTGGAGATGCGCACGCTCGCGCGGCGGGAACGGAATTCCTGGATCGGACGCTACTTCTACCGGCCGAAGCCGGTCGTTTGAATCCACCTCACAGCGGTGCGCCGACGTCGGACGCGCCGGCGCACCGACAGTGTCGAGTATCCTTTGCAGCCTCGGATCGCCCGTGCGCTCAGAGGTTCGGGCACTTCGCCAGACAGGCCGCAAAGGAGGCGCTGCAGCTCACGATCGTCGGGTTCGCGGTGCAGGCAGTCTTGCACGCGTTATACGCGTCCACGGCAGCGGCGTAGCAGGATTGGACGCCGCCACACTGGCTTCCCGCGGCGACCCAGTCGTTCTGGCAAGTCTTGGTGCACTGCGTGTTCCCGCTGGAAGCGGTGGAGCCCGTGCACTTGGCCTTCTTGGCGACGCAGGCAGCTGCGCAGGTGACTCCCTTTCCGGGAGCGAAGCAGCTGGCGAAGTCCGCATCGTAGGCGGCCTGGCAGTCGGCGGCCGTCCCGATCTTCTTGCACGTCTTCTGGGCCGCGGCGGCCTGCTTGATACAGGCCGCGGTGGCGGCACTGAACGTGGGCGCGGCCGGCGGAACAGTCGTGGTGGTGGTCGAAGACCGTACCTGAGTGGTGGTCGTCGTCGTGGTGGCACGAGGCGAGATGGTGGTAGTCGTCGGCCGGATCGTGGTCGTGGTGGTGGTAGTGGACCGCGGCGGCCTTGTCGTTGTCGTCGTGGTCGGCCGAGGCGGCAACGTTGTCGTCGTGGTCGTCGTGGTCGTCGTAGTCGCCGGACGAACGAGGGTCGTGGTCGTGGTGCCGTCTCCCAGATTCGGGCACTTCGCCAAACAAGCTGCAAAAGCGTCGCGGCACTTCAGAGCAGCGGCGTTGCAGGCATCCTTACACGTCTTGTAGTCGTCCTTCGCAGCGGTGAGGCAGGCATGATCCCCGCCACATTGTCCACCTGCGGCAACCCAGTCGTTCTGGCAGCTCTTTGTGCATGGCTTGACCGTTGTCGAAGTTGCAGAAGCCGTGCACTTCGCGTTCTTGGCCACGCAGGCGGCGGCGCACGAGACACCCTTTCCCACGGCGAAGCAGTTCGAAAACGCCGTGTGGTACTCGGCCTGACAAGCCGCGACACTCGCGACCATATTGCACATCTTCTGCTGCGCGGCGGCTTCCTTGATACAGGCGCCGGTCGCAAGACTGTAAGCGGGCGCTGGCGGCGGCAGCGTGGTCGTCGTGGTGACCGCAGATGCCGCTCGCGATCCCCGACTGGCGAGCACCACGACGCCGATTGCAAGCGCGGCTGCATACGTGAACGTTCTCATTCTCGACATCTCTGATCTCCTCCCATGGGAATGCGTGCGTCGCGGTCCGGCGATTTTCGGGGCACACTCCCGGTCGTCGCGTCCAGTGGGGCTCATGGCAGCGACTCATCCGTCGCGTGGCGGTGCCAAAGGGCGGAAGCAATGGCTCCGGTCAGCCGAGAGTGCCCGTACGTGCAAGCCTTCATCCAGCTCATGGACAGCACGAGTACGGCGACACTGAGCCACAGGACGGGTGCGTGGCGTCTGATCCCGCGTCCCCATGACAAGCGTC encodes the following:
- the recN gene encoding DNA repair protein RecN; the encoded protein is MLRTLKLRDLAIIDELELVLEPGLNVITGETGAGKSILLQALDAALGGRPDADLVRTGAEEAAVEALFTGAAPPAYAVLAAAGIAADDEIVIRRVIAAGGRTRAYVNDALGSLGLLRDLAPHLLRAYGQEEHHALRRVESHRELLDGIGGLVGAVEEMRRRHARLQAATQAVAERREAERTAAERVELLRFQASELAGARLVPGEQETLGAERSRLAHAERLAALVAAAEAGVYSGDASAVGTLGRALGGFAEAERLDASLEPTRRLLESALAELEEAGAALGRYLSGIAPDPARLEAVEQRLGELARLRRKYGGTVEDLIRRREEVVAELERAAGGGEALAALEAAAESGRRAAAEWAGRLSVERRRVARELERDLGRELATLALDDARFAVRFGEGRALGPEGWDEIEFFLSANPGEEPRSLARIASGGELSRIMLALKTLAAAEERGATLIFDEVDAGIGGAVAEAVGRKLAQLGRSRQVLCITHLPLIAAFAEHHIAVTKRVHAGRTTSTARPLTATERVAELARMLGGARLTRETREHAEHLLQQARPRKARREAAQT
- the truA gene encoding tRNA pseudouridine(38-40) synthase TruA, whose protein sequence is MQLRLTVEYEGTAYQGWQVQPGGATVQEVLERALATALREPVRVRGAGRTDAGVHACGQVAAVRVRHVPPDLERLRRSLNALTPDDVAVRDIAVVDDAFDPRRHARSRVYEYRIWNAPAPSPFWRRHAWHVPLPLDVAAMEEAVAALAGEHDFAAFRGADAGPQRSTVRRVLETAVRADGPLLVYRIEATGFLKHMVRNIVGTMVEVGRGERSPSSMRDILESRDRTQAGPTAPPHGLLLVAVRY
- a CDS encoding superoxide dismutase, which encodes MARNLGQCAAASIALALAAVTCSAHADVKPEYNGMRLHELYVENLTPDHRPLDATSPLHAELARHFRTFEAWRRDFAAVASMRGVGWAILYEDPETGRLSNHWITLHEHGHPAGFRPLLVMDVWEHAFLVDYKPTERSRYIEAFFANVDWRTVEGRFARGEAEATRARPA
- a CDS encoding aspartate-semialdehyde dehydrogenase; this translates as MPVPPPPPASAMRGSLQGSESCATLPGMATELTIAVVGPAGLVGREILELLGQRQFPAGSIRLLGTHRTAGAEVELAGRKEKIALLTPQAFDGVELAFFAAGPGVAGEHAPRAAAAGAAVIDVSSRFRLDPEIPLVVPEVNVGKLGEWRERGIVASPSGTATALGVVLGALAEAGLRRVVVSSYQGVASAGRRAVGALSQETIDLLNARGVRRRPRFARRIAFNCVPQVGALEPGGSTTHELLVVEELRKLLDLPGLGMSVTAVRVPIFFGSAFSVNLETESPLGAAGATAILQRAPGILLHDEPGGSYPTPAEVAGSDATHVGRVRDDPSAEPPGLMLWIALDNVRKGTALNAVQIAEILARDHL
- a CDS encoding NAD(+) kinase, which codes for MKRDRPRAARLAQRMIGWLRRRGIKALLDADAGLRGAPALDKDRLAREADLVVVLGGDGTLLSIARRTGARVPILGVNLGELGFLTEVVEAEAMPMLARVVAGRFDLDRRLTLAATLERAGERLGAFRALNDVVVTNGAHARIIEFSVSVDGLPLTTYRADGIIVATPTGSTAYSLSAGGPIVEPTAEVLLLCPISPHTLTNRPVALRPGALVCITIARREHDAMLTIDGQEARRLAGGDVVSVRRGRSPVSLVRSPDRTYYDVLRSKLGWGGR
- a CDS encoding M23 family metallopeptidase; the protein is MQAVSLVAGAPFMSDDAARALGDLAWVDGQLAAAADSLGVLSALLKQRTEDVAAAPSLWPVRGVVTSTFGLRLSPYGGGAEMHPGIDIQAPYGKPVAAGGSGEVIYAGRDPGYGRLVVVDHGGDLETLYGHLSKILVREGQRVSRGQEVGAVGASGRATGTHLHYEVRVNNEPVNPSRYLVN
- a CDS encoding replication-associated recombination protein A; translation: MTRQSELFHTAPATKATPAHAPLAERMRPRAIDDFVGQQHLLGPGHVLRDMIESGRVESLILWGPPGSGKTTLAYLLAAASGAPAVAFSAVLQGVKELRQIVDDAALTLARTGGSTVLFVDEIHRFNKAQQDAFLPHVEAGTITLVGATTENPSFEVIAPLLSRTRVLTLEPLGDAEIGAVIDRALADPERGLGRQKLALDAEARAFLVAHAQGDARVALNALELAARLARTRRTHTVDVPLLEEAAQQRALRYDKAGEEHYNVISAFIKSLRGSDPDAAVYWMMRMLEAGEDPLFIARRMVIFAAEDVGNAEPQALQVAVAAKDAVHFVGLPEGRIPLAQAATFLATCPKSNAAYQAMLRASEDVRARGALPVPLHLRNAPTPLMKGLGYGADYRYPHDHPDAVVDQEYLPERLAGRRYYEPTDRGREREIGERLRGWRGRREPKPQ